In the genome of Thermosphaera aggregans DSM 11486, one region contains:
- a CDS encoding inorganic phosphate transporter: protein MLSINIIGIVVASLVAFLLAWIDGANNAGNSLGTLIGAKALPLRRALIIAGVAEFVGGVLYGGFISETILRKVVNPAAFNPISYAVGLTIAMFITFLLILAVTRRRIPFSITQTLIGVLTGFSLGNTGGRATNLALVSGLLGLWIVLPILGIVAGLLSYKLYEFFIGFKKPWMTVILVVTYFNIFVVSTVLLLTPPTGLEYYWYVLIATVLAVFNAIPIYSLIKAAGATRKLELDTGRIFPPEALALSSGMIAFTHGAHDVANSAAPLTGVIAALSLNSTPEEGLTVNPFALLLCSGGLSAGIITWGLRVARTIGEEITVLNNDSAFIANFSASVTTLFLTRMGLPSSMTGLVLGSVAGVGLAKGVGNVNLRLVIRILWYWYLGFALAFVAGLATGLALTIL, encoded by the coding sequence GTGTTATCAATCAACATCATTGGAATAGTGGTTGCCAGCCTAGTAGCTTTTTTACTGGCATGGATAGATGGAGCCAATAATGCTGGAAACAGCCTGGGAACTCTGATAGGAGCAAAAGCTCTTCCCCTGAGGAGAGCTCTTATAATAGCAGGGGTTGCGGAATTTGTGGGTGGAGTTTTATATGGAGGTTTTATCTCAGAGACTATTTTGAGAAAAGTGGTTAATCCAGCGGCTTTTAACCCTATATCCTACGCTGTTGGACTAACAATCGCCATGTTTATCACGTTTTTATTGATACTCGCCGTGACGAGGAGAAGAATACCATTCAGTATTACTCAAACCTTAATAGGTGTTTTAACAGGTTTTTCACTTGGCAATACCGGGGGAAGGGCAACTAATTTAGCGCTTGTCTCAGGACTACTGGGTTTATGGATTGTTTTGCCTATTTTAGGAATAGTTGCCGGGTTACTTTCTTACAAGCTTTACGAGTTTTTCATTGGGTTTAAAAAACCATGGATGACTGTCATTTTAGTGGTGACTTATTTTAACATATTCGTTGTCTCGACAGTATTATTGTTGACACCGCCCACGGGGCTGGAGTACTACTGGTATGTATTAATTGCGACTGTCTTGGCGGTCTTCAACGCTATTCCCATATACTCCTTAATCAAGGCTGCTGGAGCGACTAGAAAATTGGAGTTAGACACTGGTAGAATATTCCCGCCTGAAGCCCTAGCGTTGTCTTCGGGGATGATAGCCTTCACACACGGCGCCCATGACGTTGCGAACTCAGCAGCCCCGCTCACAGGTGTCATTGCTGCGTTATCTCTAAACTCTACCCCTGAAGAAGGTTTAACTGTGAATCCCTTCGCACTATTACTATGTTCTGGAGGTTTGTCAGCGGGGATTATAACATGGGGGTTGAGGGTTGCTCGAACCATCGGGGAGGAGATAACGGTTTTAAACAATGACTCGGCGTTTATCGCGAATTTCTCAGCCTCCGTCACCACACTTTTCCTTACAAGAATGGGCTTGCCCAGCTCGATGACCGGGTTAGTCCTAGGAAGCGTCGCAGGGGTTGGCTTGGCTAAAGGCGTTGGAAACGTTAACTTGAGACTAGTGATTAGAATACTGTGGTATTGGTACCTCGGCTTCGCACTCGCTTTTGTCGCGGGCCTTGCCACCGGGTTGGCGTTAACAATTTTATGA
- a CDS encoding M42 family metallopeptidase, with translation MSWREELLLLIKELTQLPGPSGYEHRVRDKVVELVKPYADRLWIDAWGNVIAVKKGKTSDRRLMLAAHMDEIGLFVSHIEDDGFLRAIPIGGVLERTLLYQRVIVVTRTGRMIRGVIGLKPPHVIKPEEAQKVPELRELFIDIGASSKEEVEKLGVRNGDIVVFDRDVSELSGNRITGKAFDDRVGVAVLIKALEMMGQPEVDAYFVFTVQEEVGLKGARTSAYGITPDVALAVDVTIASDVPGVAKSEWFTRLGRGPAIKIVDGRNATGLIAHPKVVDFLVTLAEKHKIPYQLDVVPGGTTDASIIALNKDGVPAGTVSIPSRYIHSPVEVLDLEDVYNASKLAAAFASEATEEWIKSLKGMVIK, from the coding sequence ATGTCTTGGAGAGAGGAATTATTACTCTTAATAAAGGAGTTAACTCAATTACCGGGGCCAAGCGGTTATGAACACAGGGTTAGGGATAAGGTTGTCGAGCTGGTAAAGCCGTATGCGGATAGACTATGGATTGATGCGTGGGGAAACGTGATAGCTGTTAAGAAGGGCAAGACCAGCGATAGAAGACTAATGCTAGCAGCACACATGGATGAGATAGGGTTATTCGTTTCCCACATCGAGGACGATGGGTTCTTGAGGGCGATACCAATAGGAGGAGTTCTCGAGAGAACCCTCCTCTACCAGAGGGTCATTGTTGTAACAAGGACCGGCCGGATGATTCGCGGGGTTATAGGATTGAAGCCTCCGCACGTCATAAAGCCCGAGGAGGCTCAGAAGGTCCCAGAGCTAAGGGAGTTGTTTATAGACATAGGGGCTTCTTCAAAGGAGGAAGTAGAGAAGCTCGGCGTTAGAAACGGAGATATTGTAGTTTTCGATAGGGATGTATCCGAGCTCTCAGGTAACCGCATAACAGGCAAGGCCTTCGATGACAGGGTTGGGGTTGCTGTGTTGATTAAAGCGTTGGAAATGATGGGTCAGCCCGAAGTGGACGCGTACTTCGTGTTCACGGTGCAGGAAGAAGTAGGATTAAAAGGTGCTAGAACATCAGCCTACGGTATAACACCCGACGTGGCGTTAGCGGTGGACGTCACTATTGCGAGCGACGTACCTGGCGTGGCCAAGAGTGAGTGGTTTACCAGGCTTGGAAGAGGGCCTGCCATTAAAATCGTTGATGGAAGGAATGCAACGGGCTTAATTGCTCATCCGAAAGTAGTAGACTTCCTGGTCACTCTGGCCGAGAAGCATAAAATACCCTACCAGCTCGATGTTGTTCCCGGAGGCACTACAGACGCTTCTATTATAGCCTTGAACAAGGATGGTGTTCCCGCTGGAACAGTCTCCATCCCATCCAGATACATCCATAGCCCTGTGGAAGTGTTGGATCTAGAGGATGTTTATAATGCGTCGAAACTTGCCGCAGCATTTGCTTCGGAAGCCACTGAGGAATGGATTAAAAGCTTGAAGGGGATGGTCATCAAATAG
- a CDS encoding RsmB/NOP family class I SAM-dependent RNA methyltransferase — protein MEEDVLEILKEIFVKPSEKAHELSSKYRILPYMAERYMRILGEAGAVEMLRSFEKPVKPVIRANTLRISPDRLKSSLEEKGFKLERLSWCDSAFKIIEAPEQPSPGATLEYLKGYYYLHRDSSSLLPVLLLTHEYSGDILDACAAPGGKTTFLAEKVYGKGIVYANDLVLRRLRSLIGHITRMRIENVVVTWSDARKISKVFNRKIGRILLDAPCSGEGRISVDPGRRTRTSIYELALMVKREIELLDSLIDMLDDEGIIAYSTCSIAPEENEYVVSKILDKRKDVEVVPPPLKLFEYSPWIKRYGGMVFHEELDKCVRLWPHVHGTFGFTTCLLRRTRR, from the coding sequence TTGGAGGAGGACGTTTTAGAGATATTGAAGGAAATATTTGTGAAGCCGTCTGAAAAAGCCCATGAACTTTCATCTAAATATAGGATTCTACCGTACATGGCCGAGAGATATATGAGAATTTTGGGGGAGGCGGGGGCCGTTGAAATGTTGAGGTCGTTTGAAAAACCGGTTAAACCTGTTATTCGCGCTAACACTCTTCGAATTAGTCCCGATAGGCTTAAATCGTCCTTGGAGGAGAAAGGGTTTAAGCTTGAGAGACTATCATGGTGTGATAGTGCTTTTAAAATCATAGAGGCCCCTGAACAGCCGAGCCCCGGTGCAACCCTAGAGTATTTGAAAGGATATTACTACTTACACAGAGATTCTTCGAGCCTCTTGCCAGTCCTTCTTTTAACACATGAGTATAGTGGGGATATATTAGATGCTTGTGCCGCACCAGGCGGGAAAACAACTTTCTTAGCTGAAAAAGTCTATGGTAAAGGAATAGTTTATGCTAACGATCTCGTTCTGAGAAGATTGAGAAGCTTAATAGGGCACATCACCAGGATGCGTATAGAAAACGTGGTTGTGACATGGAGCGATGCGAGAAAAATTTCTAAGGTGTTTAACAGAAAAATTGGAAGAATACTTCTAGATGCCCCTTGTAGCGGTGAAGGCAGGATATCCGTTGACCCGGGGAGAAGAACCCGTACAAGCATTTACGAGCTTGCTTTAATGGTTAAGAGGGAGATTGAACTGCTCGACTCCCTGATTGACATGTTGGATGATGAGGGGATTATAGCATACTCGACATGTAGTATAGCGCCAGAGGAGAATGAGTATGTTGTTTCGAAAATACTTGATAAGAGAAAAGACGTAGAAGTGGTTCCCCCTCCTCTCAAACTCTTTGAATACTCCCCATGGATTAAGCGATACGGTGGCATGGTGTTTCACGAAGAGCTCGACAAATGTGTCAGGCTTTGGCCACATGTCCATGGAACTTTCGGGTTCACAACCTGCTTGCTGAGGAGGACGAGAAGATGA
- a CDS encoding GIY-YIG nuclease family protein has protein sequence MSIREDALDSPGCYVLALIVSKNLEVKTRSSFFQIPKGVYFYVGSARGAGGVKARVFRHILRQGGRHWHIDYLLGAEEVYVSGFYAIPSQKEWDCEVEVARALSTALKPIPGFGCTDKVKDVSHLFECNHSLEDCLAIVYELLREKVREPSWFQNI, from the coding sequence ATGAGCATTAGAGAAGACGCCCTGGATTCGCCAGGCTGCTACGTGTTAGCCCTAATTGTCAGCAAGAACCTAGAGGTTAAAACAAGATCTTCGTTTTTCCAAATACCAAAAGGTGTTTACTTCTACGTCGGCTCAGCTAGAGGCGCAGGAGGGGTTAAGGCCAGGGTTTTCAGGCACATACTACGCCAGGGCGGAAGACATTGGCACATCGACTACCTCCTCGGCGCAGAGGAGGTGTACGTTTCAGGTTTCTACGCTATTCCTTCTCAGAAGGAATGGGACTGTGAGGTTGAAGTCGCAAGGGCGTTGTCCACGGCTTTGAAACCTATTCCAGGATTCGGGTGCACCGATAAAGTTAAAGACGTTTCTCACCTATTCGAGTGTAACCACTCTTTAGAGGATTGTTTGGCTATAGTTTATGAATTACTCAGAGAGAAAGTCCGCGAGCCCTCGTGGTTTCAAAATATTTAA
- a CDS encoding thiolase C-terminal domain-containing protein has protein sequence MEKVFIVGVGLTKIGRFYNRSAASLFREALERAVSDAGGLKPRALVVGNMTSSVLMQQDSLGALLADHSGLRGIPAFKVEAACGSGGAAFYSGYSLVKSGLADVVAVGGVEKLTEANTPVVTRALAQAADADFEVFYGATFTGLNAMLARLYMEKFGYTEEDLSYWPLRMHEYASHNPYAQLPKKTSLKEILESPVIAEPIRLFHAAPIGDGAAVVLLVRGEEKAREIARQTGKDVLVEVAGVALATDSVDLASRNDLLTLESTVKASRAALEMAGVEAGKVDYVELHDAFHVTGFASLEDLGFAPKGEAPRLWKEGRFGKGDKPEVNFSGGLKARGHPVGATGIYQIAEAAMQLRGDFPGFKASSPETALTHNIGGISTIAAVTVLRRVK, from the coding sequence ATGGAGAAAGTATTCATAGTGGGTGTTGGATTAACCAAAATAGGCCGGTTCTACAATAGGTCCGCGGCAAGCTTGTTTAGGGAGGCTCTTGAAAGAGCAGTATCCGATGCAGGGGGTTTGAAGCCTAGAGCCCTCGTAGTCGGCAACATGACTTCAAGCGTTCTAATGCAACAGGATAGTCTCGGAGCACTCCTAGCTGATCATTCGGGGCTCAGGGGAATCCCTGCTTTCAAGGTTGAGGCCGCTTGCGGGAGCGGCGGCGCCGCATTCTACTCTGGGTATTCCCTGGTTAAAAGCGGGCTAGCTGACGTGGTCGCGGTCGGAGGCGTAGAGAAGTTAACGGAGGCTAATACTCCAGTGGTTACAAGAGCCCTAGCTCAAGCAGCTGACGCTGATTTCGAAGTCTTTTACGGGGCAACTTTCACGGGCTTGAACGCGATGCTTGCCAGGCTTTACATGGAGAAGTTTGGCTATACGGAAGAGGATCTCTCTTATTGGCCTCTAAGAATGCACGAATACGCCTCACACAATCCATACGCTCAGCTACCGAAGAAGACGAGTTTGAAAGAAATTCTCGAAAGCCCCGTGATAGCCGAGCCGATAAGATTATTCCACGCAGCCCCGATCGGGGACGGTGCCGCCGTAGTGCTTCTCGTAAGGGGAGAAGAGAAAGCGAGGGAAATAGCGAGACAGACGGGAAAAGATGTCCTGGTTGAAGTGGCCGGTGTGGCGTTAGCAACAGACAGCGTTGACCTAGCCTCAAGAAATGACTTGTTGACGTTAGAATCCACTGTTAAGGCTTCGAGGGCAGCTTTAGAAATGGCGGGTGTGGAAGCCGGGAAGGTCGACTATGTGGAATTACATGACGCGTTCCACGTGACAGGGTTTGCCTCGCTCGAGGACCTTGGTTTTGCACCGAAGGGTGAGGCCCCGAGGCTGTGGAAAGAGGGGCGGTTCGGTAAGGGAGACAAGCCTGAGGTGAACTTCAGCGGCGGCCTGAAGGCAAGGGGTCACCCTGTTGGCGCAACCGGGATATACCAGATTGCTGAGGCAGCGATGCAATTACGAGGAGACTTCCCAGGGTTTAAGGCTAGCAGTCCTGAAACAGCTCTTACACACAACATAGGGGGGATCAGCACCATCGCCGCTGTCACCGTTTTAAGACGGGTGAAATAG
- a CDS encoding OB-fold nucleic acid binding domain-containing protein codes for MFKRNIINGVESVMYVSSESNQGENPSTNIKDLKPGMENVSVKARVLSSEPPHVIQTKKGPRTISNAVIGDSTGRVEVTAWGEKAGQLTEGEAVEIKGGWTTEFRGKVQLNIGRTTEVKKIDDSEVPQAEEIPEEMPTAPESPRPQGFRRTEGYRGPRRGGFRRREE; via the coding sequence ATGTTTAAGCGTAACATAATAAATGGAGTCGAATCCGTAATGTATGTAAGTTCCGAATCAAACCAGGGTGAAAACCCTTCTACAAATATAAAAGATCTTAAACCCGGAATGGAAAACGTAAGCGTGAAGGCCAGAGTTTTATCCTCTGAGCCTCCGCACGTGATTCAGACCAAGAAGGGGCCTAGGACTATAAGCAACGCCGTCATAGGCGATTCAACGGGAAGAGTCGAGGTCACGGCATGGGGCGAAAAAGCGGGTCAGCTGACTGAAGGAGAGGCTGTAGAGATAAAGGGTGGATGGACCACCGAGTTTAGGGGGAAGGTCCAGCTCAACATAGGTAGGACAACAGAGGTCAAGAAAATTGATGACTCAGAAGTACCACAAGCAGAGGAGATACCTGAGGAAATGCCCACCGCGCCGGAAAGCCCTCGCCCACAGGGCTTTAGGAGGACTGAAGGCTATAGAGGACCTCGTAGAGGCGGATTCAGGCGGAGAGAGGAGTAA
- a CDS encoding PPC domain-containing DNA-binding protein, with protein sequence MRVSAFKISEGETIPGAILERLRQFNLRNGFVTGIGGLEYAEIGVYNPATKTYQVFKHRSKGNGILEVGSLQGNYLLKPDGELSLHLHVVIGGEEGVFTGHLLTGVVKPMLEIFAVEVDEDLSKTFTHRWLK encoded by the coding sequence TTGCGTGTCTCGGCCTTCAAAATCTCTGAGGGGGAGACAATCCCCGGCGCGATATTAGAGCGGTTGAGACAGTTCAACCTTAGAAACGGGTTCGTAACTGGGATAGGAGGTCTGGAGTATGCTGAAATAGGTGTTTACAACCCTGCGACCAAGACCTACCAGGTTTTCAAGCACAGGTCTAAAGGCAACGGGATCCTCGAGGTCGGCTCTCTACAGGGGAATTACTTGCTGAAGCCGGATGGTGAATTAAGCCTCCATCTTCACGTTGTGATAGGTGGTGAGGAAGGCGTTTTCACAGGGCACTTGCTAACAGGCGTCGTGAAACCTATGCTGGAAATATTTGCCGTAGAGGTTGACGAGGACTTATCCAAAACATTCACTCACAGATGGTTAAAGTAG
- a CDS encoding biotin/lipoyl-containing protein, whose translation MKAYTVTTKIGLKFNFIVEGKEGNTILVKDVETGEVFRLKLLRNHGDRYVVDLNGVEYSIVLSDRIFVNGEVACIASVKEAQAGSKPHKDSKMAQKAVFENVVQAPISGKILELKVKVNDQVGEGTVVALMESMKMIVEVKANIKGIVDEVYVAPGQAVKKGDPIIRLKKS comes from the coding sequence GTGAAAGCGTATACTGTGACAACTAAGATTGGTTTGAAGTTCAACTTTATAGTGGAAGGAAAGGAAGGCAATACAATCCTAGTGAAAGATGTTGAAACAGGTGAGGTGTTTAGGCTGAAATTGTTGAGAAACCATGGCGACAGGTACGTGGTGGATTTGAATGGAGTAGAGTACAGTATCGTGTTATCGGACAGGATATTTGTTAATGGAGAAGTAGCGTGTATTGCCTCTGTTAAGGAGGCTCAAGCAGGGAGCAAGCCTCACAAGGATTCTAAGATGGCTCAGAAAGCAGTATTTGAGAATGTGGTTCAAGCCCCTATCTCCGGCAAGATTCTCGAGCTAAAAGTTAAAGTCAACGACCAGGTAGGCGAGGGAACAGTGGTCGCGTTGATGGAGTCTATGAAGATGATTGTGGAAGTTAAAGCGAACATAAAAGGTATTGTGGATGAGGTTTACGTGGCGCCTGGGCAGGCTGTTAAAAAAGGAGATCCCATTATCAGGTTGAAGAAATCATAG
- a CDS encoding PqqD family protein, protein MASEEHSHEHDHDHEKTMARFQEIKLWKPSRQGEFLGEEDEKFYVALSQEEVYELSPLAYYVWLLCDGEKTVEQIADHISKEVQVEISEVIEPLVIALDQLTNVNLVKY, encoded by the coding sequence ATGGCAAGTGAAGAACATTCTCATGAACACGACCATGACCATGAGAAGACTATGGCAAGGTTTCAGGAGATTAAACTATGGAAACCGTCAAGACAAGGAGAGTTTCTGGGAGAAGAGGACGAGAAATTCTATGTAGCTCTGTCTCAAGAGGAGGTGTATGAGCTCTCACCGCTCGCTTACTACGTGTGGCTTCTCTGTGATGGTGAGAAAACCGTTGAGCAAATAGCTGATCACATAAGCAAGGAAGTCCAAGTAGAAATCTCAGAAGTAATCGAACCCCTCGTCATAGCTTTAGACCAGCTGACAAACGTTAACCTTGTAAAATACTGA
- a CDS encoding acyl-CoA carboxylase subunit beta produces MGGGQEKIDAQRKKGKLWVRERLEKLLDPDSFTEFQWMVTHRSKYFGLDKTVFYNDGVITGFGKIDGRNVYVYAQDFTVLGGSIGEAHGLKIAKTIEQAIQNGFPVIGLYDSGGARIQEGVASLNGCGRIFYANVKASGVIPQIAVILGPCAGAASYSPALMDFVIMVKSSYMFITGPEVVKAATGVDVSFEELGGAEKHGSISGVAHFVASDEESAFMLVRKLLSFLPNNNSEDPPYIPSDDPVNRRNDELYEVVPTDPTKPFDVRDVIRTIVDDGDFLEVHELYAPSAVVGFARLGGYTIGIVANQPAVNAGVIDIDASNKIARFVRFCDSFNIPIITLVDTPGFMPGVDQEHGGIIRHGAKILHAYSEATVPKITLIMRKAYGGAYIAMGSQSLGSDVNIAWPTAEIAVMGPEGAVRILYRREIDSSANPQQVVEQKLKEYREVFANPYRAAELGYVDDIIDPADTRHVLYKHLQILKFKREEHAMYLPRKHSNIPL; encoded by the coding sequence ATGGGTGGTGGACAGGAAAAGATCGATGCGCAGAGGAAGAAGGGGAAGCTTTGGGTTAGGGAAAGGTTGGAGAAGCTCCTGGATCCTGATTCCTTCACAGAGTTTCAGTGGATGGTGACACACAGATCTAAGTATTTCGGGCTGGATAAAACTGTTTTCTATAATGATGGCGTGATAACTGGGTTTGGAAAAATTGACGGAAGAAACGTCTACGTTTACGCCCAGGACTTCACAGTACTTGGCGGGAGCATAGGAGAAGCCCACGGGCTCAAGATCGCTAAAACTATTGAGCAAGCTATTCAAAACGGTTTCCCAGTGATAGGATTATATGATTCAGGAGGGGCCAGGATCCAGGAAGGGGTTGCGTCGCTTAACGGATGTGGAAGAATATTCTACGCTAACGTGAAGGCAAGCGGTGTGATTCCTCAAATAGCAGTGATACTTGGACCATGCGCAGGTGCGGCATCTTACAGTCCTGCGTTAATGGATTTCGTAATAATGGTCAAGTCTTCCTACATGTTTATCACGGGTCCCGAAGTAGTGAAGGCGGCGACAGGGGTTGACGTGAGTTTCGAGGAGCTTGGAGGAGCTGAAAAACATGGAAGCATTAGCGGTGTAGCCCACTTCGTAGCAAGCGACGAGGAATCAGCTTTCATGCTCGTGAGGAAGCTCTTATCATTCCTGCCCAACAATAATTCAGAGGATCCTCCGTACATTCCCTCAGACGATCCTGTTAACAGGCGGAATGACGAGCTTTACGAAGTGGTCCCAACAGACCCTACCAAGCCGTTCGACGTCCGCGACGTGATTAGGACCATAGTGGATGACGGTGACTTTCTAGAAGTCCACGAGCTGTATGCCCCCAGTGCAGTGGTTGGTTTCGCAAGGCTTGGGGGATACACTATCGGAATAGTCGCCAACCAGCCCGCAGTGAACGCTGGAGTCATAGATATTGATGCCTCTAACAAGATAGCCCGCTTCGTGAGATTCTGCGACTCATTTAACATTCCAATTATCACACTGGTTGACACACCGGGCTTCATGCCCGGAGTTGATCAGGAGCATGGAGGAATAATAAGACACGGTGCTAAAATCCTCCACGCTTACAGCGAAGCAACCGTTCCCAAAATAACTTTAATCATGCGGAAGGCTTACGGGGGAGCGTACATAGCGATGGGTAGCCAGTCACTCGGGAGCGACGTAAATATTGCATGGCCTACGGCTGAGATAGCTGTTATGGGTCCGGAAGGGGCTGTTAGAATCCTGTACAGAAGGGAAATCGATTCCTCGGCAAATCCGCAACAGGTTGTCGAGCAGAAATTAAAGGAGTACAGAGAGGTTTTTGCAAACCCCTACAGGGCCGCCGAGCTGGGATACGTGGACGATATTATTGATCCCGCGGATACTCGACACGTCCTGTACAAGCACCTTCAAATCCTGAAGTTCAAGAGAGAAGAACATGCAATGTACCTGCCTAGGAAACACTCAAACATTCCACTATGA
- a CDS encoding sodium-dependent transporter — MSSLKEREAWATRIGLILSMAGNAVGLGNFWRFPRLLAANGGGAFMIPYFIALLLLGIPLMWVEWATGRLGGKYGHGTLGPMFYIMARESVKPRKALIFAVIGGMIAFSVTTLLNSYYIHVIGWTAAYSIYSATGAYYGVDTVNFFFDHIKNFQMVMVTWLIPMILLFIAAFRGVSKGIEAFNKVMMPLLYVFAVVLAIRSITIGSPIRPDWSSFAGLNYIWKPDFEALSKNFWVISLAAAGKIFFTLSLGMGIIQNYASYVRKGDDIALSALTTASLNEFAEVILGGSIAIPIAYAYLGPDVVRSGSLGLAFMALPNVFTSMGEVGRFFGTIWFLLLFFAGWTSAIAMYNYLTALLEEDLKINRKIGAVIVFLIYLMLGLPVALDPTLTYFAELDNWVGSYLLVVLGLFDVIVAVWLFKPNNLWKELHEGALIKVPTFFKYVLMTLTPLYIIILLIGTTIDYYNQGIFAQSDPLIVQARIAIIIILVLGAIETYLAISRKYREELAKNQVIVKVE, encoded by the coding sequence ATGAGCTCTCTTAAAGAAAGGGAAGCCTGGGCTACTAGAATAGGATTAATCCTGTCAATGGCTGGCAACGCTGTAGGATTAGGCAATTTCTGGAGATTCCCAAGACTGTTGGCAGCTAATGGCGGCGGAGCGTTTATGATACCGTACTTCATAGCTCTCCTATTACTTGGTATACCACTAATGTGGGTTGAATGGGCGACCGGAAGGCTCGGCGGAAAATACGGCCATGGAACGCTTGGGCCCATGTTCTACATAATGGCAAGAGAGAGCGTTAAGCCGAGAAAAGCACTAATCTTCGCAGTGATCGGGGGTATGATAGCATTCTCCGTCACAACCCTCTTAAACTCATACTACATCCATGTGATCGGCTGGACGGCGGCGTACTCGATTTACAGTGCAACAGGGGCTTACTACGGCGTCGACACCGTCAACTTCTTCTTCGACCACATTAAAAACTTCCAAATGGTCATGGTGACATGGCTCATTCCAATGATCCTATTGTTCATAGCGGCTTTCAGAGGGGTCTCAAAAGGTATTGAAGCCTTCAACAAGGTAATGATGCCCTTACTGTACGTCTTCGCCGTGGTATTAGCGATTAGGTCGATAACGATTGGAAGCCCGATTCGACCAGATTGGAGCTCTTTCGCAGGGCTCAACTACATTTGGAAGCCCGATTTTGAAGCCCTCTCCAAGAACTTCTGGGTAATATCCTTGGCTGCGGCGGGAAAAATATTCTTCACTCTTAGCCTGGGAATGGGCATCATACAGAACTATGCCTCCTATGTTAGGAAAGGCGATGACATTGCCCTGTCAGCTTTGACGACGGCTTCTTTGAACGAGTTCGCAGAGGTCATACTTGGCGGTAGCATCGCTATCCCAATAGCCTATGCGTACCTAGGGCCAGATGTGGTTAGAAGTGGATCGCTTGGCCTAGCCTTCATGGCATTGCCAAACGTGTTCACTTCTATGGGAGAGGTTGGAAGGTTCTTCGGAACAATATGGTTCCTCCTGCTATTCTTCGCCGGCTGGACATCAGCCATCGCAATGTACAACTATCTGACAGCCCTCCTAGAGGAAGACCTTAAAATTAACAGGAAAATAGGAGCAGTGATAGTATTCCTCATATACTTAATGCTGGGACTGCCAGTAGCCCTTGACCCCACGCTCACGTATTTCGCAGAATTAGACAACTGGGTTGGGTCTTACCTGCTCGTAGTGCTTGGCTTGTTCGACGTGATAGTGGCCGTATGGCTGTTCAAGCCGAATAACCTGTGGAAGGAGCTACACGAGGGTGCGTTGATAAAAGTTCCAACATTCTTCAAATACGTATTGATGACTCTAACACCTCTCTACATCATAATCCTGCTGATAGGGACGACCATAGACTACTACAACCAGGGCATCTTTGCACAGAGTGACCCGTTAATAGTGCAAGCCAGGATAGCGATCATCATAATACTAGTATTAGGTGCGATCGAAACCTACCTCGCAATATCGAGAAAATACAGGGAGGAGCTGGCTAAGAATCAGGTTATCGTAAAAGTTGAGTAA